CTCCATTCGTAGAGCTTTAGCACTGTGCGGCATAGGACGAAGCCAGCTGCGTTAAAAACCACCTTATGTCGATGGTTCCTGTTCAACCCATTGGCGTCTTTGGACGTTTTTGGGCAGCAGCGTATCTCCTGCACAGGAGCCTCACCTAACGAGGGCAATATGCATATTCAAGTCGTATCATACAGAATCAAAAAAAGCCTGTCAACCGTTTTTTGAGAGAAACTTTCCCTTGTGCAACAAATAAGCCTTTGGTAAACTTGTCAAAGTATTTCAAACAAAGGACTGACGCTATGCACACGAACCACTGGCTGACCAGACAACCCTTGTTTCTCTCAACGGGGGTCGCTTTTTTTATCCTGTCGATGCTCTCCATCGTCGGGCTGTTCGACGCCATCGACCTCGCCGTCATGGACTGGGTGTACCACAGTGCCCCGGCCTTTCTGACGAACGCCATGACCGTCATCACAGAGTTCGGCTCGGTGGAACTGATCGCCGTGATGTCCATTCTTGTCCTCGGACTCCTCCTCTATCAGAGAAGAATCCGGGACATGATCCTCTTTGTCGCCGTCTCCGGCGGAGGGCTTGCCGTCAACCTCGGCCTGAAGTTCCTCTTTCAGCGGGAGAGGCCCGGGGAACTGAACATGATCGACGCCTTCGGGATCGAGCTCGCGATCCCGTCCTACAGCTACCCGAGCGGCCACACGATGCGGGCGGCGATTCTCGTCCTGCTCATCATCTACCTCCTTGGCACGTGGGTGAAAAGAAGAGAACAGACACGGCTTGTGACCACGGCGGGACTCCTTCTTCTCACACTGGTTGCCGCGAGCCGCGTCCTCACCGGGGCCCATTTCCCGACGGACGCCGTCGGTGCCGTCCTCGCATCCGTTGCCTTCGTCTCCCTCTGTGTCCGGCTCTATGAGCAAAGATGGCGAAAGCCTTCGTAACGAAACCGCGTCCCGTCCCCTGTCTGAAAAACAGGGAGCGGGACGCGGTTTTTGGTTTTGATTTGTTGATCTATTCCTGTTCGTATACCCTGACGTAATCCACTTTCATCTCTGCAGGGAACGGCGTCGTGTCGTCCGGGTCGCCCCCGTACCAGCCCCCGACAGCAAGATTCAAAATGAGGTGGAAGTCCTCATCAAAAGGAGCCGGGAACTCGCCGTTTTCCGAGTACCACTGATTCATCACCGCATACTCGTCATCATTGACGTACCAGCGGATCTCGCCAGGCTCCCACTCGACGGCGTAGACATTGTAGTCCGTTGTCGTTTCTCCGTCATCGAATACGTATTCATCGGCCGTGTACGTATTGTCCGGAAACACGCCGCCGTAGTGAATCGCCGCACCGACGATGTCTGTTTCAGATCCGCGGTTCTCCATGATGTCAATCTCTCCGGAGGCGGCCCAGTTGCCGTAGGCATCGTCTTCCGGCATCATCCAGAACGCCGGCCAGAAGCCCTGGCCTTCCGGGAGACTGATGCTCGCTTCAAAGCGGCCGTGCGTCTGGCTGAAGAGCCCTTCGGTCAGGATCTTCCCGGACGTATAGTCGAAGGTGCCGTAGTCATCAGAGACCGTCTCTTCACGGGCTTCGATGACGAGGGAGCCGTCACGGAGCGTGACGTTGTCCTCCTGATACGACTGAAGCTCTTCGTTACCCCAGCCTTCGACCCATTCATCCCCGTCGTAGAAGCCGTTCCCAATGTCGTAGCGCCACTTGTCTTCATCGAGGCTCTCCCCGTCGAATTCATCGTGCCAGACGAGGTTCCACCCCTCGGGTGCGTCAATGCCGGCGTTCTCTGCCTCGTTCTCTCCGTTGCCGCAGGCGGCGAGGGTGACGAGGGACAGACCGGCCATGATTATAAGCTTGTTCATGTGTCCATATCTCCTTTTATGTTCATGTGACCGAAATCGGTTTCGTTAACGGTAACACGAGGAGGAAAGCGCCGTCAATATGCCGCTCGTTGGAACCTGAAAAACGGACAGCGTCGCGGCTGTCCGTTTCAAGAAAAGATCATGATGATCAGGGTGTCAGGGCCGGATTGCGGTCTTTGAACCGGCTGATGAGTGCTTCATTATGCGCATCGGCTCCGTCGACGTTGCCGCTTTTGAAGACGGGGACATCGAACCCTTCCTCTGCAAGGGTCTCCGTCGCCTCGGCAATCACCGCCTGCAACAGGGTGATCCCGAGTATCGTCGAGACCGGGGCGAAGCCTGTATCGAGTGCCTTGTGAGAGAGGGCTGCATCCCCGACGGGTGCTTCATTATCGAGAACGAGATCCGCCGCATCACTGAGATGCTGTCCGGAAGGGTGCCGTGATGACAGGGCAGCACGGTACGCCATCGACGTCACGGCGATGACATAGGCGCCCTTCTCCCTGCTTATCATGGCAGCGTCCACCGGAACGGGATTGCGTCCGGAGGTGGAGACGACGATCATCAGGTCCTTTGGCGTCAGAGGCAGATCGGTCATAAAGCGTTCGGCGTAGCCAGGCGTCCGTTCGAGGGCCGAGGCTCTCGGGCCGCTCTCATGCAGCATGAGCGGCTCGACGAAGAGCGGCCTGACGTTCGCAAGCCCTCCGGCCCGGTAAAAGAGCTCTTCGCCGAGCATATGGGAGTGTCCGGAGCCGAATACGTAAATCATCCCGTCGTTCCGAATTGTGGCGGCAATTTGCTCCGCGGCCACGGTGAGTGCGCGGAACTGCCGGTTTTTGATGCCGCGCAGGCGGGACTCGATCTCGTCAAGGTAACGAAAAGACATGGTACATTCTCCTTCTTATGCGCCTTTATCAGCGCTGCATATCTGCAATAAATTTGTAGCGGTCGCCGCGGTAGACGGATTTGACGAATTCGAAGACGGTACCGTTGTGAAAACGGGTTGTCCGCTCAAGGAGGAGTACCGGCGAGCCCGCTTCTATCGTCAGCATCCGGGCCTCTTCGTCAGAGGCGAAGGACGGTTCAATCGTCTGCCGGGCTTTGTCGATTTTGCGCCCGGACTGCGCTTCGATCGCTTCGTACAGGGAACCTTCAAGGTCCTGTTCGCGGATCGTGATGCCGTCCTGCCTTAAGTACGACGTCTCAAAGGCCATCGGCGCCCCGTCCCCGGTTCGAAGCCGGCTGATTTCATAGACGGGCGTGCCTGCATCAAGCTCGAGGTGCTTGGCGACGTTCGCCGGTGCGGCAACGGTGTCAAAGCTGATCAGGGTCGAACCCGGTTTGATGCCGCGCTGCTTCATGTCTTCGGAGAACCCGGTCAGTTTCATGAGCGGCTGTTCGATCTTCTCTTCGGCGACGAACGTGCCCCGTCCTTTCGAGCGAGTCAGAAGCCCTTCGTTGACGAGGTTCGTCATCGCCTGACGGATCGTCATGCGGCTGATGCCGTAAGTCTCAGACAGGTCCCGCTCGGAGGGGAGGGGATCGCCGGGTTGTAAGGTGCCGTCTTCGATCTGTTTTCTCAGCTGTTCCTGGAGCTGGTAGTAAATCGGGATGGGGGAATCCTTCTCAATCATCGGTCTTCACTCATTTCTCATCTGGAATCTGGCCTGCCGCCGCTTTGTCGACGATCACGGTGACGTCGGGGTGTTCTTTCAGGGCGGTGATCGGCCAATCTTCCGTTATTGTATCACGGAATAAAGCGGAAATCGCTTCGGCTTTGTTGGTGCCGCTCGCAAGCAGGACGATCTTTTTTGCCTTCAGAATGGACCGGATGCCCATCGTGATGGCGTGCGTCGGGACTTCGTCCGGACTGTTGAAATAACGGGCATTCGCCTCACGTGTCGTGTCATTCAGTTCGATGACGTGCGTCACCGAGTCGAACGGGGTGCCGGGCTCGTTGAAGCCGATATGACCGTTTTCCCCGACGCCGAGGAGCTGAAGGTCGATGCCGTGTTCGTCAATCAGGGCCTCGTAGCGCCGGCATTCCATCTCATGGTCCGACGTGTTCCCGTCCGGGACATACGTCTGGTTGCGGCTCAGCTTCAGTGGGGCGAACAGCGTGTCTTTCATAAACGTGTAGTAGCTGTTCGGGTCGTCCTGAGAGAGACCGATGTATTCATCAAGATTAAACGTCTGAATGGCACCGAGGGGCAGGGCGCTGTCTTGGATCTTTTGGATCAGGGCCTCGTACATCCCTGACGGGGTGCCGCCGGTGGCAAGACCGATGTGGATGTCCGGGTTCTCTTTGATGGCGTCATAGAAATACTCCGCCGCCTGTTCGCTCATGGCGTGATAATCGTCTACGGTTTGGATGGTGATGGTCATGGTTTTTCTCCTCCTATAATCGTGTGTTTGATGAATCCGGTGCGGCTCATGACGGTCAGGTCGGCATCCGCGCCGGTTTGAATGGTTCCTTTCGTACCGGTGAGGCCGAGGCTCTCGGCCTGATTGTAAGACGTCATCCGTGCGATGTCGTGCCAAGAGGCGTTGAAGGTCGACCGTGCATTACGCACCGCCTCGTCCATCGTCAAAACGCTGCCGGCAAGGGCGCCGTTCTTGAGACGGGCTTCTTTCCCTTCGATCGTGACTTCCTGTCCCCCGAGGTCGAAGACCCCGTCGCCGAGGCCTTTGCCGCGCATGGCATCGGTAATGAGCATGAGCCGGTTCGCTCCGAGTGCCTGATAGGCAACCCGAGCCGCATCAGGGCTCACGTGGACGTGATCCAAGATCAGCTCGGCTTTTAAGTTGTCACTGAGCATAACGCCGCCGACGACACCGGCTTCCCGGTGATGGAGACCCCGCATGCCGTTAAAGAGATGGGTGGCGTGGCGAAGTCCGTCCTGTTCTGCGGCCCGCACGTCAGCGGACGAGGCGTCGGAGTGGCCGATGGAGCCGATGACGCCGGAGTCCGCGAGTGCCTGTACGAGCTCAGCGCCACCGGGTCGCTCAGGAGCGATCGTGGCGATCCGGATCTGATTGCCGGAGAGGGCCTGCCAGTGTTTGAACTGTCCGGCATCCGGGTCGAGGATGGCGCCGACGGGCTGGGCGCCTGCCTGTTTGGCGTTGATGAACGGGCCTTCGAGGTGCACGCCAAGGCACCTTGCCCCGTCAGTTCCCTCAGAGGAAGCGACCTGTTGGAGCGCCTCTTCAATGGACGCAGCGGGTGCCGTGATCGTCGTCGCGAGGAAGGACGTCACCCCTTCATTCGTGATGGAGCGGCTGATGGTGGCGAGGGCCTCGGGTGTGGCATCCATGACGTCGGCTCCGTGGCTGCCGTGAATATGGATGTCGATAAAGCCCGGGAGAATGACGTCATCCCCGTCAAGACGGAGGACGTCGGCCCCTTCTGGCGGTTCGCCGCCTTCCGTGATCTGTTCGATGATGCCGCTGTTTACCGTAATCAAAGGCTGTCTGATGGGCGCGCCGTCTGCGTTATAGACGGTGCCGCCCTGTATATAAATCTTATTCTTCAATGCAATCACCACCTGAAATGGAGTTCTTGTCATCCATTATACATTAGTATAGTGGTCTAGACAATTAAAAGAAAATAAAAAATGATGAAACGGATATAACAACCGATGAGACATTTGTATCTAAAGTTAATGACAAATGTTATAATGAATTCGGAGGAGATGTTTATGGATCATTTATCGAAAGAACAATCATTACATCAGACTGTGAAAGAGCAGCTTATTACAGACATCCAATCTAAGAAATATCCGGTGCATGCCCAGCTTCCAACAGAAGCAGAGCTCTGTAAAACATTCGATGTCAGCAGGACAACGATTCGAAATGCGCTGCAGCAGTTGGTGAACGAAGGATATATTGAAAGGGTACAGGGGAAAGGGACATTTGTGAGGCAACAGCGGATCAAGCAAACGCTGACATCTACGGAAGGAAGTTACGTTGAACAGCTGAAACTGCAGGGGAAGCATCCTGAGGTCAAGGTCGTCGATCTGACAGTGATTCCCACGGATGAGAGACTCTCTTTGGCTCTTGAGATTGCAGAAGGCGAACCGCTGAATAAACTTGAACGAATTCGCTATGCGGATAATCAGCCTCTTCAGTATGAGACGGCTTATTTACCCTGGCGTCTGACGACCGGTTTACGGAAAGAGTCCTGTGAGGGATCGCTTTACAGTGTACTTAGAGATGAATTGGAATTACCAATTGCGAAGACGGAAGAGCATCTGCATATTACCAGGGCTGATCAGACAGTCGCCGGTTACTTAGGCATTGCAGAAGGTGACCCTTGCATTCAGATTGAGACCTATGCCTATCTTGACGATGGCACCAAAATTGAATATTCCATAGCATGTTTTCATGGCGATAAAGTCAGCTTTACAGTTGAACGGCACTATGGACAAACATCAGAACCGGGCTCTCCGTAAGGAGCCCGGTTCTGATTTGCATATACAGTTCATACCAGTGCCGGGGATCCAGGTGGTGACAGACCCCTCCAGGCGGATCGTCAGGCGAACCAGCCTGACTCTTTCAGTGCGTGTGAAGTCAGTACGTCAAACTCGGCCAGCCGTTCATTCTGATAACTTGAATAGGCCTGCAGAGTCCGGTCGATATAGGCTGGGTGGGACATGATTTCGATGGTTCCGCTTTTGTGTTTGTGCTGCTCATAAAGTTTGCGGAAAAAGTCAATGGATACGGCATCTTGATAGAATCCGTCATGAAAATCGTCACTGACGCTTGAGACGCCGATCCGGTTGCCGGCCCGAACCGGCAAGCTGTACTTTTCAGCCAGATGGCGGACGACCGGTGCAAGCGGTTCATACATATGAATATGATGATGACTGTCAAAATGGTGCGGATGTCCGGCAATGTCAAAGAATCGCTCGATTTGGGCAGACCATTCGGCCTCCACTTCATCGAGGTCAAGCTTTGGCCCGTTGTCGAGTTCGCTTGCGAACCGGTTCGAGAGTCTGAAATCCCCGTTTTCGTTCGTCAGCGATGTCGCATTTGTCATGGGACGCCCGCTTGTCAAAACCAGATGCACACCAATGTTTGAAAGCTTGTTTTCATGGATCAGTTCGGCGGCGTGCAAGGTACCCGGCATGTTGACCATCAATGTTGCTGATGACACAACGCCGTTCGTCATGGCGTCGAAAATACCGTAGTTGACAGCTCTGCTAAGACCAAAATCATCGGCATTGACGATAAATTTCATAGGAAATTCCCCCTTTTCTACTACTTATCATAACAACTTTATTCATAACCGACAATACAACAAACTAAATTTGTAGTAACTTTTATATTGATTTGTAGTTATGTTTCTGTTACATTAGTTTCAAGGAAGCGCTTACCTGAAGATAAAGAAGATTAGGGAGGGATGACGGTGGCCGTTAATATTGCTGTGATTGGCGGTGGTTCAAGCTATACACCGGAGATTATTGAGGGATTGATTGACCGTTATGATGATATGCCTGTCAGAAAGATTACCTTGGTGGATGTAGAGGAAGGACAAGAAAAATTAAATGTCATTACAAATTTAGCGAAGCGGATGATTGCCCGTTCGGGAAAAGAGATCTCGATTGTCAGTACACTGGATTTGGAACAGGCGTTGAAGGGGGCGGATTTTGTGACCTCGCAAATCCGCGTTGGTGGACTCGATGCCCGGAGCATGGATGAAGCCATCCCTCTTCGAAAGGGGCTTGTCGGCCAGGAAACCAATGGTGCAGGTGGTATTTTTAAAGCCTTTCGGACGATCCCTGTGCTGATGGAGCTGTCTCAGGCAATGGCAAAAATCTGTCCGGATGCCTGGTTGATCAATTTTACGAATCCTGCCGGGATGGTGACAGAGGCATTGCTGAAATACGGAAGCCATAAAAAGGTTATTGGTGTCTGCAATATTCCGTTTAACATGCGAAGCGGTATTGCCGAGATGTTTCATGTGCCGGTTGGGGAAGTGGAGATCGAGTTCATTGGGCTTAACCATTTTATTTTTGGACGCCGTGTGAAAATCGGCGGGGTCGACCGGACGTCTGAAGCGTTGGCAAAATCCATCGAAAAAGGTGTGGACTATTCACCGGCGAATATCGTATCTCTCGGATGGACTCCGGAGCTGATCCGAAGCCTCGGCATGTTGCCGAATCCCTATCACCAGTATTATTTCCAGACGCGGGACGTCATAAAGAAAGACATGAATCTCCTTGATACCGAAGGAACCCGTGCGGATGTTGTAAAAGGGGTGGAAGCATCGCTGTTTGAAACATACCGTGCACCGGATCTTGACGTGAAACCGAAGGAACTTGAACAGCGGGGCGGTGCATACTACAGTGACGCAGCCTGCAATCTGATGGTCAGTCTGCATACAGACAGGCAGGATGTACAGACCGTGAATACCCTGAATCAGGGAGCTGTCTCAGATCTGCCTGATGATGCTGTAATTGAGGTCAATGCCGTGATCACCGAGGAAGGTCCAAAACCGGTGAGCGTTGGCAAACTGCCAGATGAGGTACGAGGAATCATTCAACAAATGAAACATATGGAAGAACTGACGATTAAAGCCGCGATCTCAGGGGATTATGACGATGCGTATCTTGCACTTGTGATGAACCCGCTTGTTTCTGATGAGAAGCTGGCCAAAGACCTGCTTGATGAACTGTTGGATGCCCATCAGTCTTTCTTACCCCAATTTCATTCCCGAGAGGAGAACGTCTAATGAATGCGATTATGAATTGGATGGAGAAGCATTTTATTCCTGTTGCGAGCCGGATCGGTGCTCAGCGGCATCTCGTTGCAGTCCGTGACGGTTTCGTTGCCATTATGCCATTGATCATTCTGGGAAGTTTTGCAGTTCTTATTAACAATCTGCCGATTGACGTCTTTCAGAATTTCATGCTTTCCCTGTTCGGAGAGGGCTGGAAAGCTGTAGGCGGGAACATCTGGGATGGGTCTTTTGCGATATTGACCCTTCTGGTTGTTGCCGGAATCAGCTATAATTTAGCTAAGTCTTACGACGTGGATGGGATGTCTGCGGTTTTGATTGGTCTGGCATCCTTTATCATCTTGACACCGACAACAGAAGATTGGGGTCTGGCTTATGCGTGGACAGGGGCCCAAGGGCTGTTTGTCGGCGTGATTACCGCTCTGGTTACAACCGAGCTGTTCCGTGTCCTGTATCGTTCGAAATTCACGATTAAGATGCCGGACGGTGTTCCGGACGGCGTGGTTAAATCTTTTCGTGCTCTGA
This genomic window from [Bacillus] selenitireducens MLS10 contains:
- a CDS encoding phosphatase PAP2 family protein — its product is MHTNHWLTRQPLFLSTGVAFFILSMLSIVGLFDAIDLAVMDWVYHSAPAFLTNAMTVITEFGSVELIAVMSILVLGLLLYQRRIRDMILFVAVSGGGLAVNLGLKFLFQRERPGELNMIDAFGIELAIPSYSYPSGHTMRAAILVLLIIYLLGTWVKRREQTRLVTTAGLLLLTLVAASRVLTGAHFPTDAVGAVLASVAFVSLCVRLYEQRWRKPS
- a CDS encoding glycoside hydrolase family 16 protein; translated protein: MNKLIIMAGLSLVTLAACGNGENEAENAGIDAPEGWNLVWHDEFDGESLDEDKWRYDIGNGFYDGDEWVEGWGNEELQSYQEDNVTLRDGSLVIEAREETVSDDYGTFDYTSGKILTEGLFSQTHGRFEASISLPEGQGFWPAFWMMPEDDAYGNWAASGEIDIMENRGSETDIVGAAIHYGGVFPDNTYTADEYVFDDGETTTDYNVYAVEWEPGEIRWYVNDDEYAVMNQWYSENGEFPAPFDEDFHLILNLAVGGWYGGDPDDTTPFPAEMKVDYVRVYEQE
- a CDS encoding SIS domain-containing protein; amino-acid sequence: MSFRYLDEIESRLRGIKNRQFRALTVAAEQIAATIRNDGMIYVFGSGHSHMLGEELFYRAGGLANVRPLFVEPLMLHESGPRASALERTPGYAERFMTDLPLTPKDLMIVVSTSGRNPVPVDAAMISREKGAYVIAVTSMAYRAALSSRHPSGQHLSDAADLVLDNEAPVGDAALSHKALDTGFAPVSTILGITLLQAVIAEATETLAEEGFDVPVFKSGNVDGADAHNEALISRFKDRNPALTP
- a CDS encoding GntR family transcriptional regulator, which produces MIEKDSPIPIYYQLQEQLRKQIEDGTLQPGDPLPSERDLSETYGISRMTIRQAMTNLVNEGLLTRSKGRGTFVAEEKIEQPLMKLTGFSEDMKQRGIKPGSTLISFDTVAAPANVAKHLELDAGTPVYEISRLRTGDGAPMAFETSYLRQDGITIREQDLEGSLYEAIEAQSGRKIDKARQTIEPSFASDEEARMLTIEAGSPVLLLERTTRFHNGTVFEFVKSVYRGDRYKFIADMQR
- the nagB gene encoding glucosamine-6-phosphate deaminase, translated to MTITIQTVDDYHAMSEQAAEYFYDAIKENPDIHIGLATGGTPSGMYEALIQKIQDSALPLGAIQTFNLDEYIGLSQDDPNSYYTFMKDTLFAPLKLSRNQTYVPDGNTSDHEMECRRYEALIDEHGIDLQLLGVGENGHIGFNEPGTPFDSVTHVIELNDTTREANARYFNSPDEVPTHAITMGIRSILKAKKIVLLASGTNKAEAISALFRDTITEDWPITALKEHPDVTVIVDKAAAGQIPDEK
- the nagA gene encoding N-acetylglucosamine-6-phosphate deacetylase, giving the protein MKNKIYIQGGTVYNADGAPIRQPLITVNSGIIEQITEGGEPPEGADVLRLDGDDVILPGFIDIHIHGSHGADVMDATPEALATISRSITNEGVTSFLATTITAPAASIEEALQQVASSEGTDGARCLGVHLEGPFINAKQAGAQPVGAILDPDAGQFKHWQALSGNQIRIATIAPERPGGAELVQALADSGVIGSIGHSDASSADVRAAEQDGLRHATHLFNGMRGLHHREAGVVGGVMLSDNLKAELILDHVHVSPDAARVAYQALGANRLMLITDAMRGKGLGDGVFDLGGQEVTIEGKEARLKNGALAGSVLTMDEAVRNARSTFNASWHDIARMTSYNQAESLGLTGTKGTIQTGADADLTVMSRTGFIKHTIIGGEKP
- a CDS encoding GntR family transcriptional regulator, producing MDHLSKEQSLHQTVKEQLITDIQSKKYPVHAQLPTEAELCKTFDVSRTTIRNALQQLVNEGYIERVQGKGTFVRQQRIKQTLTSTEGSYVEQLKLQGKHPEVKVVDLTVIPTDERLSLALEIAEGEPLNKLERIRYADNQPLQYETAYLPWRLTTGLRKESCEGSLYSVLRDELELPIAKTEEHLHITRADQTVAGYLGIAEGDPCIQIETYAYLDDGTKIEYSIACFHGDKVSFTVERHYGQTSEPGSP
- the chbG gene encoding chitin disaccharide deacetylase, which codes for MKFIVNADDFGLSRAVNYGIFDAMTNGVVSSATLMVNMPGTLHAAELIHENKLSNIGVHLVLTSGRPMTNATSLTNENGDFRLSNRFASELDNGPKLDLDEVEAEWSAQIERFFDIAGHPHHFDSHHHIHMYEPLAPVVRHLAEKYSLPVRAGNRIGVSSVSDDFHDGFYQDAVSIDFFRKLYEQHKHKSGTIEIMSHPAYIDRTLQAYSSYQNERLAEFDVLTSHALKESGWFA
- a CDS encoding 6-phospho-beta-glucosidase; protein product: MAVNIAVIGGGSSYTPEIIEGLIDRYDDMPVRKITLVDVEEGQEKLNVITNLAKRMIARSGKEISIVSTLDLEQALKGADFVTSQIRVGGLDARSMDEAIPLRKGLVGQETNGAGGIFKAFRTIPVLMELSQAMAKICPDAWLINFTNPAGMVTEALLKYGSHKKVIGVCNIPFNMRSGIAEMFHVPVGEVEIEFIGLNHFIFGRRVKIGGVDRTSEALAKSIEKGVDYSPANIVSLGWTPELIRSLGMLPNPYHQYYFQTRDVIKKDMNLLDTEGTRADVVKGVEASLFETYRAPDLDVKPKELEQRGGAYYSDAACNLMVSLHTDRQDVQTVNTLNQGAVSDLPDDAVIEVNAVITEEGPKPVSVGKLPDEVRGIIQQMKHMEELTIKAAISGDYDDAYLALVMNPLVSDEKLAKDLLDELLDAHQSFLPQFHSREENV